The Spirosoma radiotolerans genome has a window encoding:
- the cobA gene encoding uroporphyrinogen-III C-methyltransferase gives MKLTLVGAGPGDPDLITVKGIKALQQADVVMYDALVHPDLLDYCPPDALKVYVGKRRGAYSCMQEDINPLIVHYAQQYGHVVRLKGGDSFVFGRGFEEIEFARQHGIETQVVPGLSSSYAVPASANIPLTSRGVSESFWVVTGTTKAGQLSADLHLAAQSTATVVILMGMHKLADIMAVFAACGKAETPVAIIQNGTLADQQQVVGHVQDIVDRAQEAGVDNPAIIVVGEVAGLTLADVQAVTQANTVVNQH, from the coding sequence ATGAAACTTACGCTCGTAGGCGCGGGCCCAGGCGACCCGGATTTGATCACCGTTAAGGGCATTAAGGCGTTGCAACAGGCCGATGTGGTCATGTACGACGCCCTTGTTCACCCGGACTTGCTCGACTACTGCCCCCCTGACGCCCTGAAGGTGTACGTAGGAAAACGGCGGGGTGCCTACTCCTGCATGCAGGAAGACATTAATCCGCTTATTGTACATTATGCTCAGCAGTACGGGCACGTCGTCCGGCTGAAAGGCGGTGACTCGTTCGTGTTTGGCCGGGGCTTCGAAGAGATCGAATTTGCGCGTCAGCATGGTATTGAAACTCAGGTTGTACCGGGTTTGTCGAGTAGTTATGCCGTACCCGCTTCGGCGAATATCCCCCTCACCAGCCGGGGTGTTTCGGAAAGCTTCTGGGTAGTAACCGGAACGACCAAAGCGGGACAACTCTCTGCCGACCTCCATCTGGCCGCCCAGTCTACGGCAACCGTTGTCATTCTGATGGGGATGCATAAACTGGCGGACATCATGGCGGTTTTTGCGGCTTGCGGGAAAGCCGAGACACCGGTGGCCATTATCCAGAATGGGACCCTGGCCGATCAACAACAGGTTGTTGGCCACGTGCAGGATATTGTTGATCGGGCCCAGGAAGCGGGGGTTGACAACCCGGCGATCATTGTCGTTGGCGAGGTTGCGGGGCTTACCCTGGCGGATGTCCAGGCGGTTACCCAGGCCAACACGGTTGTCAATCAGCATTGA